The following are from one region of the Salvia hispanica cultivar TCC Black 2014 chromosome 1, UniMelb_Shisp_WGS_1.0, whole genome shotgun sequence genome:
- the LOC125210537 gene encoding pectin acetylesterase 8-like, which yields MLYSAVPKGAVCLDGTPPAYAYSKGFGDGSTNWVVLLEGGRWCDLEEETCQNRSKTYYGSTDHEFPIDGILFKGILDSNSQANPDFYDWHKVFVHYCDGSLFLSDVDQVDPTNSLTFRGGRIYNAIMEELLNKGMGIAHNAILTGFSAGGLSTILHCDRFRALFSNTTRVKCVSDSGFFIRGEGELANQSERHFAGAIAANELRALLPRSCTSKRDPNLCLFAEYLVEDVATPLFIAESAFDSFQIGYNFILTIPGLDPIQWRNCSRFLEECNATQIEIIKDFGPIFKKTLMKLDNSSSRGVFLDSCYLHTHIFQSYNWIKYPVLDNKSVGKAIGDWFYDRSAFQEIDALNLCPQSCYPK from the exons ATGCTATACTCGGCCGTTCCAAAAGGGGcag tttgtTTGGACGGAACTCCACCAGCATATGCCTACAGTAAGGGATTTGGAGATGGATCTACAAACTGGGTAGTACTCTTGGAG GGTGGAAGATGGTGTGATTTAGAGGAAGAGACCTGTCAAAATAGGTCAAAAACCTACTATGGCAGCACTGACCATGAATTTCCTATTGACGGGATACTATTCAAAGGAATACTTGACTCAAATAGTCAAGCTAATCCCG aTTTCTACGATTGGCATAAAGTTTTTGTTCACTATTGTGATGGCTCGTTGTTTTTGTCGGACGTCGACCAAGTTGATCCT ACTAACAGCCTCACATTCCGAGGTGGGAGGATCTATAATGCTATAATGGAGGAGCTGCTTAACAAAGGAATGGGGATTGCTCACAAT GCTATCTTGACGGGTTTCTCAGCAGGTGGATTGAGCACAATCCTACATTGTGATAGATTCCGAGCCCTCTTTTCGAATACTACAAGAGTCAAGTGTGTATCGGATAGTGGTTTTTTTATACGCGg GGAAGGTGAATTGGCAAACCAATCAGAAAGGCATTTTGCTGGAGCGATTGCTGCAAAT GAACTTAGAGCATTATTGCCTAGATCATGCACATCTAAGAGGGACCCCAATTTG tgtCTCTTTGCCGAGTATTTGGTTGAAGATGTTGCCACTCCACTCTTTATAGCTGAATCAGCTTTTGATTCGTTCCAG ATTGGATACAACTTCATACTAACTATTCCTGGTCTGGATCCAATTCAATGGCGAAATTGCTCACGTTTCTTGGAGGAGTGCAATGCTAcacaaatagaaataataaaag attttggaCCTATTTTCAAGAAGACATTAATGAAACTCGATAACTCTTCAAGTAGGGGGGTATTCTTGGATTCGTGCTATCTTCATACGCATATCTTCCAAAGCTATAACTGGATAAAATACCCGGTGCTTGACAATAAA AGTGTAGGAAAAGCTATTGGTGATTGGTTTTATGATCGAAGTGCATTCCAAGAGATAGATGCTCTTAATTTATGTCCACAATCATGTTATCCTAAATAA
- the LOC125212141 gene encoding NADH dehydrogenase (ubiquinone) complex I, assembly factor 6, with protein sequence MSSASSSSGVRAALSYCVQQVRNYDYHHYLCLLELPPNVRKSAFALRAFNVETARAMDVASDPRIGLMRLLWWQEAIDKIFSNKLIEHPVAQALASVASQNKASKIWLKRSVEARIIDARREPTDIPKTMEELERYGEDTMSTILYSTLEASGIKSSAADHAASHIGKASGLALLIKSLPYHASRNRHFSYIPAEIAEKHGLLVNQSGQSEIRMDSREELCNAVFEMASVANAHMQKARALAKTVPREAHPVLLPAVPTQVILDSLSRVQFDVFDPRLAQGVLGVSPLWYQLKLKWFSWRGKY encoded by the coding sequence ATGAGCAGTGCTTCCAGTTCAAGTGGTGTACGAGCAGCTCTCTCCTACTGCGTTCAACAAGTACGAAACTATGATTACCACCACTACCTGTGCCTTCTCGAGCTTCCACCAAACGTGCGTAAATCCGCCTTCGCGCTCCGGGCGTTTAATGTTGAGACAGCGAGAGCAATGGATGTGGCTTCTGACCCCAGAATTGGTCTGATGCGGTTGCTTTGGTGGCAAGAAGCCATCGACAAGATCTTCTCCAACAAGTTAATCGAGCATCCAGTAGCGCAGGCGCTTGCTTCCGTGGCATCCCAAAACAAAGCTAGCAAGATCTGGTTGAAGAGATCGGTCGAAGCTAGGATCATCGATGCCCGAAGAGAGCCTACTGATATTCCAAAAACCATGGAAGAACTGGAGAGATATGGCGAGGACACCATGTCAACCATCTTATACTCGACGCTCGAAGCAAGCGGTATTAAGTCCTCTGCAGCAGACCATGCTGCGTCTCACATCGGCAAGGCAAGTGGCCTCGCATTGCTTATCAAATCCTTGCCATATCATGCCAGCCGGAACCGCCATTTTTCCTACATACCCGCTGAGATCGCAGAGAAACACGGGCTGCTGGTGAATCAGAGTGGACAATCTGAAATCCGTATGGACTCTCGCGAGGAGCTGTGCAATGCTGTCTTTGAGATGGCATCTGTAGCCAACGCGCATATGCAGAAAGCTCGTGCATTGGCTAAGACAGTGCCCCGTGAGGCTCATCCGGTACTGCTGCCTGCTGTGCCCACGCAGGTGATTCTCGATTCGTTAAGCCGCGTGCAGTTTGATGTGTTTGATCCAAGACTGGCACAAGGTGTGTTAGGGGTTTCTCCTTTGTGGTATCAGTTGAAACTCAAGTGGTTTTCATGGAGAGGGAAATACTGA